The Anguilla anguilla isolate fAngAng1 chromosome 19, fAngAng1.pri, whole genome shotgun sequence genome has a segment encoding these proteins:
- the LOC118218945 gene encoding uncharacterized protein LOC118218945, with protein sequence METMLDIFEQAGFDRNHAQSPAVDGGLFDNVRGVVWTALRALYLARLDMAALTGPPLKDNEPPATYIHMQLRRWRLLTKRDVRADPIMTTLFRKAIQEGMSPEVGRRLDEVVGLNTMTHREFVDHVVHAVDRQRKEGKKLEDQTKDIQRKLLQLQLEELRAKEKKAREITELRAKEKEAEKVTSVKIQYMDNEFFNFEATPPPEPWSSRMVPRPTVVYDFSGIPHPVAMQGNMKGGGTQWVSKGGRAREWWSK encoded by the coding sequence ATGGAAACAATGCTGGACATATTTGAGCAGGCTGGCTTTGACAGAAACCATGCGCAGTCTCCAGCAGTGGACGGTGGGCTGTTTGATAACGTGCGTGGGGTTGTTTGGACTGCTCTGCGAGCCCTGTATCTCGCACGACTGGACATGGCGGCCTTAACGGGACCGCCGTTAAAAGACAATGAACCACCGGCGACATACATCCACATGCAGTTGCGCAGGTGGAGATTGTTAACTAAAAGGGACGTACGGGCAGATCCCATAATGACCACCCTCTTCCGCAAAGCCATCCAGGAGGGGATGTCACCGGAAGTGGGGCGCCGCCTCGATGAGGTAGTGGGACTGAACACCATGACACACAGAGAGTTTGTGGATCACGTGGTGCACGCTGTGGACAGGCAGCGGAAAGAAGGGAAAAAGCTGGAAGATCAAACAAAAGACATTCAAAGGAAGCTACTGCAgttgcagctggaggagctgagagccaaagaaaaaaaggcgagAGAAATAACGGAGCTGAGAGCCAAAGAAAAAGAGGCGGAAAAAGTGACATCtgtgaaaatacagtatatggacAATGAATTCTTTAACTTCGAAGCCACCCCCCCGCCTGAACCATGGAGCAGCCGGATGGTGCCCCGGCCGACGGTGGTCTACGACTTCTCCGGCATCCCTCACCCAGTGGCCATGCAAGGTAATATGAAAGGGGGGGGCACCCAATGGGTATCAAAGGGGGGGAGGGCCAGGGAATGGTGGTCAAAATAA